A single region of the Phalacrocorax carbo chromosome 4, bPhaCar2.1, whole genome shotgun sequence genome encodes:
- the LOC135313097 gene encoding toll-like receptor 2 type-2 codes for MQDTSKMFNQTKHKTRTTHTWQAWAIYMVLAANLSEEQPLKQACPSCDATQLCNCSSMGLDVIPQGLTAEITVLNLAHNRIKHIRSRDLQQVVNLRILLLQSNKISSIDMDSFHSLGKLELLDLSNNSLAHLSPVWFGHLVSLQQLCLQGNSYRDLGESSPFSSLRNLSSLHLGNPWFSRIRQGNFEGIAVLDKLWIDGDNLSHYEPGSLKSIKKVNHMILNIRSINVFSAIVRDLLHSVTWLEVREIAFSIPAEVQPLRVMSSSFAKKISFKQTLLTDGTVPDIVGILGDMPKLVELEMTDCRLLGTGQWEKKIQANQSETLRVLTVENLLIEKFYLFTDLQVVEYLLPLLTKVTVENTKVFLVPCRLSKHLQSLEYLDLSANLLGDRSLEHSACKGGWPLLQTLNLSQNSLSDLEMTGKSLSHLRHLTLLDISQNSFGEIPDVCDWPKTLKYLNLSSTQIPKLTTCIPPTLEVLDVSANALKEFGLQLPFLKELYLTKNQLKTLPGAAPIPNLVAMSVRRNKLNSFSREEFESFKKMELLDASDNNFVCSCEFVSFIHHRAGIAQVLVGWPDRYICDSPLAVRGAQVGAVHLSLMECHRSLVVVLICALVFLVILILVVVSYKYHAVWYLRMTWAWLQAKRKPKRAPPKDICYDAFVSYSENDSDWVENIMVRELEQACPPFRLCLHKRDFVPGKWIVDNIIDSIEKSHKTLFVLSEHFVQSEWCKYELDFSHFRLFDENNDAAILVLLEPIQSKAIPKRFCKLRKIMNTKTYLEWPLEEEQQQVFWENLKAALRS; via the exons ATGCAGGACACAAG CAAAATGttcaaccaaacaaaacacaaaacaagaacTACACACACCTGGCAAGCGTGGGCTATCTACATGGTCTTAGCTGCAAACCTCTCGGAAGAGCAACCGCTGAAGCAGGCTTGTCCTTCATGTGATGCCACTCAGCTTTGCAACTGTTCTTCCATGGGCTTGGATGTTATTCCCCAAGGGCTCACGGCCGAAATCACAGTGTTAAACCTGGCCCACAACAGGATAAAGCACATCCGGTCCCGGGATCTGCAGCAGGTTGTGAACCTAAGAATCCTACTGCTGCAGTCCAACAAGATCAGCTCAATAGACATGGACTCGTTTCACTCCCTCGGGAAACTGGAGCTCTTGGACCTATCAAATAACAGCTTGGCTCACTTGTCCCCTGTGTGGTTTGGGCACCTTGTTTcgctccagcagctctgccttcaaGGGAACTCCTACAGAGACCTGGGGGAAAGCTCCCCCTTTTCTAGCCTGAGGAACCTGAGCTCTCTCCACCTGGGCAACCCATGGTTCTCCAGGATAAGGCAAGGGAACTTTGAGGGCATTGCGGTTCTCGACAAGTTGTGGATTGACGGTGACAATCTCAGTCATTATGAGCCGGGAAGCTTGAAATCGATTAAGAAGGTAAATCACATGATCCTAAACATAAGAAGTATTAATGTATTCTCAGCAATTGTCAGGGACCTTCTGCACTCTGTCACTTGGTTAGAAGTGAGAGAAATAGCATTCAGTATACCTGCTGAAGTGCAACCATTGAGAGTCATGTCTTcttcttttgcaaagaaaatttcttttaaacagacCTTATTAACAGATGGTACTGTGCCGGATATTGTCGGCATTTTAGGAGACATGCCAAAATTAGTGGAGCTGGAGATGACAGACTGTAGACTCTTGGGAACTggacaatgggaaaaaaaaattcaggcaAACCAATCAGAGACTCTTAGAGTTCTGACAGTAGAGAATTTACTTatagaaaaattttatttgtttacagACCTTCAGGTTGTGGAATATCTACTACCTCTTCTTACCAAAGTGACAGTTGAAAACACCAAGGTCTTTTTAGTACCATGCAGGCTTTCAAAACATCTTCAGTCATTAGAGTATCTTGACCTTAGTGCAAATTTGCTTGGAGACCGGAGTTTGGAGCATTCGGCCTGTAAGGGTGGTTGGCCCTTACTACAAACTCTGAATTTAAGTCAGAATTCACTGAGTGACTTAGAAATGACAGGTAAAAGTTTATCTCATCTAAGACACCTAACTCTCCTAGATATTAGCCAAAATAGTTTTGGTGAGATTCCAGATGTGTGTGACTGGCCAAAAACCCTGAAATATCTAAACCTCTCCAGCACTCAAATTCCTAAACTAACGACTTGCATTCCCCCAACGCTGGAAGTTCTGGATGTTAGTGCTAATGCGCTGAAGGAGTTTGGACTGCAACTCCCGTTCCTGAAAGAGCTGTACCTCACAAAAAACCAGCTGAAGACCTTGCCTGGTGCCGCACCCATTCCTAACTTAGTGGCCATGTCAGTCAGAAGAAATAAGCTCAACAGTTTCTCCAGGGAGGAGTTTGAGTCGTTCAAGAAAATGGAGCTGCTGGATGCCAGCGACAACAACTTCGTCTGCTCCTGTGAATTCGTCTCCTTCATCCACCACCGGGCCGGGATAGCCCAGGTGCTGGTGGGGTGGCCAGACAGGTACATCTGTGACTCTCCCCTGGCAGTGAGAGGGGCACAGGTTGGAGCTGTGCACCTCTCTCTGATGGAGTGCCACAGGTCCCTCGTGGTGGTGTTGATCTGCGCCCTGGTGTTCCTGGTCATCCTCATCCTCGTGGTTGTCAGCTACAAGTACCACGCAGTCTGGTACCTGAGAATGACCTGGGCGTGGCTCCAAGCCAAGCGGAAGCCCAAGCGAGCCCCCCCGAAGGACATCTGCTACGACGCTTTTGTTTCCTACAGCGAGAACGACTCTGACTGGGTGGAAAACATAATGGTGCGTGAGCTGGAGCAGGCCTGCCCCCCCTTCCGGCTCTGCCTCCATAAGCGTGACTTTGTGCCCGGGAAGTGGATTGTGGACAATATCATTGATTCCATAGAGAAGAGCCACAAAACGCTCTTTGTGCTGTCCGAGCACTTTGTGCAGAGCGAGTGGTGCAAATACGAGCTGGACTTTTCTCACTTCCGCCTCTTTGACGAGAACAACGATGCAGCGATTCTCGTCCTCCTGGAGCCCATCCAGAGCAAAGCAATTCCCAAGAGGTTCTGCAAGCTGCGGAAGATCATGAACACAAAGACTTACTTGGAGTGGCCTCTtgaagaagagcagcagcaggtgtttTGGGAAAACTTGAAAGCAGCCTTGAGGTCATAG